A segment of the Prochlorococcus sp. RS04 genome:
AATTATAAAAAAGGCAGTATATTCTGACCATGAAATCTTTTTAAGAGAACTTGTTAGTAACGGTGTTGACGCAATTAGTAAAAGAAGAATGGCCTCTATGGCAGGTGATTGCGAGAATACTGAGGAGGCTCAAGTAAAAATAACAATTAACCGTGAAAAAAATACGTTAACAATTTCCGATAATGGAATTGGAATGAATGATGAAGAAATTAAGAAGTACATTAACCAAGTAGCATTCTCTAGCGCAGAAGAATTCCTAACAAAATACAAAAAAGATAATGATGAATTTATAGGTCATTTTGGACTAGGTTTTTATTCAAGTTTCATGGTTGCAGATAGAGTTGACATATTAACTAAATCAGCAATTGGAGAATCAAAAGCTTTCAAATGGTCTTGTGATGGATCTCCAAATTTCACTTTAGAGGAGTCAGAAAGAGAGACAATTGGTACAGATGTAATACTTCACCTACTTGAAGAAGAAAAAGAGTTTATTGAGCCTGAAAGGATTAAATCATTAATAAAAAAATATTGTGATTTTATGCCAATAGATGTCTCATTAGAGGGTGAAACAATTAATAAGAAAAATCCACCTTGGAGAAAACAACCTAGTGAATTAAAAGATGAAGATTATATTGAGTTATATAAATATCTTTATCCTTTTCAGGGAGATCCACTGTTATGGATACACCTAAATACCGATTATCCATATGACATACAAGGAATATTGTATTTTCCTAAATTGTCTGGTAGAGCTGATTGGGAAAAGGGAGAGATTAAACTATTTTGTAATCAAGTATTCGTAAGCGATTCAATAAAAGAGATTGTCCCAAAATACCTTTTACCTCTAAGAGGAGTAATTGACTCTACAGATATACCTTTAAATGTTAGTAGAAGCGCATTACAAACAGATAGAAAAGTAAGATCTATATCATCATTTATTTCAAAAAAAATTGCTAATAAACTAAAGGATTTAATAAAAAATTCTCCAGAATTTTATGCAGAAATTTGGGATTCTATCTCTGCTTTTATTAAAATTGGGGCGATCGAGGATGATAAATTTGCTGAATTAGTAAAAAACAGTATAATTTTTGAAACAATAATAAATTCTGAGAAAGACGTCACTAAAGATATTGAAAATAAAAGTCTTATCAAATCCAATGATAAATATTTCACGACTCTGGCAAATTACAAAGAACGAAATAACTTAACTGACTCTAAAAAAATTATTTACTGTTCAGATTCTATTGCTCAGTCAAGCGCATTAAATATCTGCTTATCTGATAACAAGGAAGTTATTAAATCAGATCCCTTAATTGATGCACAATTTCTTCCTTGGTTAGAAAGTAAAAACGAAGATTATCAGTTTCAAAGAGTTGATTCAGAAATAAATGAACTTGAAGATAAAGAATCTAAAGAAATTGTAGATAAGGATGGCAAATCAAATACAGAAAATCTTAGAGATACTATTGTAAAAGCACTTAACAACGAAAAAGTAACAGTTAAAGTTCAGTCACTTTCAAGTAAAGGTGCACCACCAGCGATGATTTTGCTTCCAGAGCAAATGAGAAGAATTAATGATATGGGTGCTTACATGGAACAAAAGATGCCTGGCTTGCCTGAATATCATGTGCTTTTAATTAACAAGGAACATCCTCTTATTGTTGGTCTTAATAAAATTACAGGCAATAAAATAATTATTGATAAAAAAGACCCTATAGAAAATCCATTGGCATCTAAAATTGCAAATCATGTTTACGATATGGCTAAACTATCAGTTGGTGGATTAGATCAAGAACAGATTATTAATTTACAAAATAATAACGCCGATTTAATTTCAGAATTGCTTAATTCAACAAATTGAGTCGTGTGTTAAAATTTTTACAGATATAACCCAAAAAATATGTCAAGAGTTTGCGAACTGACTGGAGCAAAAGCTAATAATGGGATGGCTGTAAGTCACTCACATATTCGTACAAAAAAATTGCAACAAGTTAATCTCCAAAAAAGGAGACTTTGGTGGGAAGAAGGGAAAAAATGGGTAAATATAAAAATTAGTACCAAAGCACTAAAATCTATACAAAAAGTTGGATTAGATAAATTTGCTAAATCAAATGGAGTTGATTTAAAAAAATTCTAAATTTGATGAGAAATTTAGTTGTAAGTATATTAATATCATTTATTGTTTTTATTACTTGTAATTCGGCAAAAGCATTCGATTTTGCTCCAGAAGTAGGAGATAATGCCCCAAACTTTCAATTAGAAGGTTTTAATAAAAAAATAAAATCAAAAAAAATATGGGAATTAAATGATTTTCAAGGTAAGTGGCTTGTCATGTATTTTTATCCAAAGGACTTTACAGCAGGTTGCACTCTTGAAGCTAAAGGTTTTTCTGAATTAAAAAAGGATTTTTCAAAAAATAATGCCGAAATTGTTGGAATTAGTGCCGATAATCAAGATTCTCATGAAAGTTTCTGCAGCGAGAAGTCCATAAACTACACTTTATTATCTGATCCTGACGGAATTATTAGTGATAAATATGGTTCGTGGATTCCTCCATTCTCAGATAGAAATACTTTTTTAATTTCTCCAGATGGGAAAATTTCTTATAGATGGATTAGTGTATTACCTATAAATCATGCTAAAGAAGTTCTCAACGTTTTAAAGAAAAAAATTTAAAATTTTGCACGAATTATCATTTGGAACTTGGTTAATACATATCTCATCAGTAATTGAATGGATTGTTGCTATATTTGTCATAAAAAAAATTTCTACATATAAAAAATATAATTTATTTTTTTGGTTAAGCCTCGCTATGGTCCCAAACTTAATAGGTGCTATGTGTGCGATCACTTGGCATATCTATGACAACCAGGAAAATCTTTATGGTCTTGTATCACTTCAAGGAATATTTACATTAATAGGAAATTCAACATTAGCCTTAGCAGCAATAAAGATTTTTAAAGAAAAAGAGAC
Coding sequences within it:
- the rpmB gene encoding 50S ribosomal protein L28; its protein translation is MSRVCELTGAKANNGMAVSHSHIRTKKLQQVNLQKRRLWWEEGKKWVNIKISTKALKSIQKVGLDKFAKSNGVDLKKF
- a CDS encoding DUF2499 domain-containing protein, producing the protein MHELSFGTWLIHISSVIEWIVAIFVIKKISTYKKYNLFFWLSLAMVPNLIGAMCAITWHIYDNQENLYGLVSLQGIFTLIGNSTLALAAIKIFKEKETYE
- a CDS encoding peroxiredoxin — encoded protein: MRNLVVSILISFIVFITCNSAKAFDFAPEVGDNAPNFQLEGFNKKIKSKKIWELNDFQGKWLVMYFYPKDFTAGCTLEAKGFSELKKDFSKNNAEIVGISADNQDSHESFCSEKSINYTLLSDPDGIISDKYGSWIPPFSDRNTFLISPDGKISYRWISVLPINHAKEVLNVLKKKI
- the htpG gene encoding molecular chaperone HtpG; the protein is MEKGEIRINTENIFPIIKKAVYSDHEIFLRELVSNGVDAISKRRMASMAGDCENTEEAQVKITINREKNTLTISDNGIGMNDEEIKKYINQVAFSSAEEFLTKYKKDNDEFIGHFGLGFYSSFMVADRVDILTKSAIGESKAFKWSCDGSPNFTLEESERETIGTDVILHLLEEEKEFIEPERIKSLIKKYCDFMPIDVSLEGETINKKNPPWRKQPSELKDEDYIELYKYLYPFQGDPLLWIHLNTDYPYDIQGILYFPKLSGRADWEKGEIKLFCNQVFVSDSIKEIVPKYLLPLRGVIDSTDIPLNVSRSALQTDRKVRSISSFISKKIANKLKDLIKNSPEFYAEIWDSISAFIKIGAIEDDKFAELVKNSIIFETIINSEKDVTKDIENKSLIKSNDKYFTTLANYKERNNLTDSKKIIYCSDSIAQSSALNICLSDNKEVIKSDPLIDAQFLPWLESKNEDYQFQRVDSEINELEDKESKEIVDKDGKSNTENLRDTIVKALNNEKVTVKVQSLSSKGAPPAMILLPEQMRRINDMGAYMEQKMPGLPEYHVLLINKEHPLIVGLNKITGNKIIIDKKDPIENPLASKIANHVYDMAKLSVGGLDQEQIINLQNNNADLISELLNSTN